From the Toxoplasma gondii ME49 chromosome VIIa, whole genome shotgun sequence genome, one window contains:
- a CDS encoding thioredoxin domain-containing protein (encoded by transcript TGME49_204480), with product MTFSDASVSLSDGRHQDGPTGQSAGAPGARSVSPGSGESLSRKNVSESDLPPSVSARWPFCSSRRRAAALVSILSFFAWSVDTLFPTNADTQKQDQPLRAPPHFSFSPSLLYAEARASPGKSRDFYRLLGVKRNATPREIDKAYRKLAKQYHPDVNPGNEEKFLDIAKAHEVLSNEEQRKKYDMFGEAGLGEGGGPSPAEFGGSPIDLSDLFGGMFGGGGGGGPNIKFSFGGGDGPPFGGGSEGFGSFFGGNAGGFQEASPSNASLYDAEDDEVDELGPQAVQRVVEGRDFVFFLALYNPRCRPCRQLKDEFVKAAKRMKGIVPFGAINCSRFGNISYCKEAQHYPTLLFFPADKHSKRIDYRGERTSAAMVRFLSENLPSTVVVLTDDSMEGWISTDAQKPKVVLFTDKRGIPPLFKYLSYQMRNQVAMGVVFKNQKNLLKAFGEGLEYQRKHRTHTHSDKPLPAEIVFPSLLAVDDIDLLTGEWIDVKNHVNQELLTLTFSRLAAKARTASGVAFRELTARRVSSGECSKDDSQFCFVLLVPDAMAAALAPKDLFAKLTELAEKFKRDPLKICWVNRDAQPGFTRVFSLSSDQEIVFLAYRPKRKKYEVMSGPLTPASLESFVNDVVSGGKQLTGKLTQFPQLVGKQRTKTSGHDEL from the exons ATGACTTTTTCCGAcgcctcggtgtctctctcagaCGGCCGTCACCAGGATGGACCCACTGGCCAGTCTGCCGGAGCCCCGGGCGCGAGGTCCGTTTCTCCCGGAAGTGGAGAGTCGCTTTCACGGAAAAATGTGTCAGAATCTGATTTGccgccttctgtctcagcTCGCTGGCCTTTCTGCAGTTCTCGTCGACGCGCTGCAGCCCTTGTGTCcatcctctctttttttgcgTGGTCCGTGGACACCTTGTTTCCGACAAACGCAGACACGCAGAAGCAGGACCAGCCCTTGAGGGCGCCCCCccatttctctttctcgccgtcaCTACTCTACGCAGAAGCCC GAGCATCTCCCGGAAAGTCTCGCGATTTCTACCGATTACTGGGAGTGAAGAGGAACGCGACACCACGCGAAATCGACAAG GCGTATCGGAAATTGGCGAAGCAGTATCACCCTGATGTGAACCctggaaacgaggagaagtTCCTTGACATTGCAAAGGCTCACGAG GTGCTTAGTAATgaagaacaaagaaaaaagtACGACATGTTCGGAGAGGCAGGACTCGGGGAAGGAGGCGGGCCCTCGCCTGCCGAATTCGGAGGCAGCCCCATCGATCTGTCGGATCTTTTcgg CGGGATGTTTGGCGGGGGAGGTGGAGGCGGTCCCAACATCAAGTTTTCTTTCGGCGGAGGTGACGGACCCCCCTTTGGAGGCGGCTCTGAAGGATTTGGAAGCTTTTTTGGTGGCAACGCCGGAGGGTTTCAGGAGGCCTCTCCTAGCAATGCCAGTTTGTATGACGCTGAGGACGACGAAGTCGACGAACTCGGCCCACAGGCTGTTCAGAGAGTCGTCGAGGGCAGAGACTTTgtgttctttctcgcgctttACAATCCTAGGTGCCGTCCTTGTCGACAACTCAAGGATGAATTTGTCAAGGCAGCCAAAAGGATGAAAGGCATCGTCCCG TTTGGCGCCATCAACTGCAGTCGCTTCGGAAACATCTCCTACTGCAAAGAGGCCCAACATTACCCCAccctgctcttctttcctgccgACAAGCACTCGAAGCGTATTGACTACCGCGGAGAGAG AACATCTGCCGCTATGGTTCGCTTCCTGTCTGAGAACCTTCCTTCCACTGTTGTCGTCCTCACGGACGATTCGATGGAGGGGTGGATTTCCACGGATGCGCAGAAACCCAAG GTCGTTCTCTTCACGGACAAAAGAGGCATTCCGCCTCTCTTCAAGTACCTGTCCTATCAAATGCGTAACCAGGTCGCGATGGGGGTTGTCTTCAAAAACCAGAAGAACCTTTTGAAGGCATTCGGGGAAGGTCTCGAATATCAAAGGAAGCATcgcacacacacgcacagcGATAAACCACTTCCCGCGGAAAttgtctttccttcgctcCTAGCCGTCGATGACATTGACCTTCTCACGGGCGAGTGGATCGATGTGAAAAACCACGTCAACCAGGAGCTGCTGACGCTCACGTTTTCTCGGCTTGCGGCGAAA gcACGGACGGCATCTGGCGTTGCTTTCCGCGAGCTCACAGCGAGGCGCGTCTCCAGTGGGGAGTGCAGCAAAGATGATTCGCAG ttttgcttcgttcttctcgtgcCCGACGCGATGGCCGCTGCCTTGGCGCCCAAAGACCTCTTTGCGAAGTTGACAGAACTTGCTGAAAAGTTCAAGCGGGATCCGCTCAAGATCTGTTGGGTTAACAGGGACGCGCAG CCCGGTTTCACGCgcgttttttcgctctcctcggACCAAGAAATCGTCTTTCTTGCGTACCGACCAAAGCGGAAGAAATACGAG gtCATGTCCGGCCCTTTGACGCCGGCGTCTCTGGAGTCCTTCGTCAACGACGTGGTATCGGGAGGAAAGCAGCTGACGGGGAAGTTAACCCAGTTTCCGCAGCTGGTGGGGAAGCAAAGGACGAAGACCTCAGGGCACGATGAACTGTAG